In Zunongwangia profunda SM-A87, the following proteins share a genomic window:
- a CDS encoding P-loop NTPase family protein, giving the protein MDNPSKITEGGMEYSLGEFDGKNIIYDFPKILIYLNAKGKLLFGKRFKIYEEDKKILLKLCSYFIKDREYCDKFNIDLEKGILLSGPVGCGKTSLMKLLRHLVPFQRPYEMIPCRNVSFSFNHLGFKTIEEYGNTKFFCFDDLGVEPAGRFYGKDLNVMGEVLLSRYDLYLQTKHKVKTHATTNLNADELEERYGNRVRSRMRELFNLIAFDKKSNDKRV; this is encoded by the coding sequence CCGAAGGTGGCATGGAATATTCGCTTGGTGAATTTGACGGTAAAAACATAATATACGATTTTCCGAAAATCTTGATTTACCTGAATGCAAAGGGGAAACTACTTTTCGGAAAAAGATTCAAGATTTATGAAGAGGATAAAAAGATACTTTTGAAATTATGCTCTTATTTTATCAAAGACCGTGAGTATTGCGACAAATTTAATATCGATTTAGAAAAAGGAATTCTTCTCTCTGGACCAGTGGGTTGTGGCAAAACCAGTTTAATGAAGCTGCTTCGCCATTTAGTTCCTTTCCAACGCCCCTATGAAATGATCCCTTGCCGTAATGTAAGTTTCAGTTTTAATCATTTAGGTTTCAAAACTATTGAAGAATATGGCAATACTAAATTCTTCTGCTTTGACGATCTGGGCGTAGAACCCGCCGGTAGGTTTTACGGAAAAGATTTGAATGTTATGGGAGAAGTGCTTTTATCTCGTTATGATTTATACTTGCAAACCAAACATAAAGTCAAGACTCACGCTACCACCAACCTAAACGCTGATGAACTTGAAGAACGTTACGGAAATCGAGTGCGAAGCCGGATGCGAGAACTATTTAATTTAATTGCTTTTGATAAAAAAAGCAACGACAAAAGAGTATGA